A segment of the Cinclus cinclus chromosome 3, bCinCin1.1, whole genome shotgun sequence genome:
TAGGACCAAACCACCTATGCGCATCTATTATCCTCATTGTGTGCTTGCACCTTCTCAAAACATTCCTAGGTTTTCTATGCCTAAATATATCAACCCATTCCTGAAAACCTTAGCCTGAAAGTAGGACGTTTTATTCAGAGAGGCAGCTCCTTGGGCTGCTGGATACGTTCTCCACAGCTGATGTGCCAGAGCCTGTAGGGAACAAGAACTTGGGATACAAGTGACATAACAGGTAACCCCTTGTCTTTTCCTGGTGCAGGCATTCGTCCTTACAAGTGTGAGGTTTGCAACAAGGCCTTCACACAGCGCTGCTCCCTGGAGTCACACCTGAAGAAGATCCACGGCGTGCAGCAGCAGTATGCCTACAAGCAGAGGAGGGACAAGCTGTACGTGTGTGAGGACTGCGGCTACACGGGCCCCACACAAGAGGACCTGTACCTGCACGTCAGCGGCATCCACCCCGGCAGCGCCTTCTTGaagaaaacctccaaaaaacTTGCAGCTGTTCTGCAAACCAAACTGAGCCCTGTCCTGCAGAGGAACTCCAAAGAGGATGGCAAGGACGAGTGACATGGGCTCACAGCGCTCGACAGGAATGAAGTTTACATCTAGGagttttatatattattatttttttaagaacaatTTTGAAAGAAACACCTGAAATTAAAGGGATGCTTTTGTCAACGGGACTCTCTTGATGTTGGTAGAACCTCAGCTTGACAGAAATATTCCCATTTGTGATGGAAACATCAGACTTATTTTTTTTGATCTGGCCAATAAACATGGAATGCTTGCAAAGGCTGTCACCTCTCGGATGGAGTATTTACTGAACTGACATTTGGGCAacctgttttctgtttcagctCTACCACAGGTCTGAACACCCCTGACAAATGAGTTCACCTTTCCCCAGTGTATTTTGTAAAGTTAATAACTGTTACCTCCCATGTGAATTACTTATGAGAGGTTTGGGTGAAAAGTGTTGGGTGAGAGTGCTACTGGTACATGGTTCTATGCAGCATTAATTAAAGTGCCTTAAGAACAAGAGTGCATTGTATCAgcaaatgaattaaaatgtgCAAATACCCttagctctgctccctgtgcagtcTGCTAACAATTTATGGAAGTGTGATCCAAGACAAGTTGAAACTCTTCCCAAAGGATGCAGAACATTTTCTTCCCAAAGTTTCTCTGCTAGccaattacattttttctagGGCAGACCCTTGGTTGTATTAAGTACTTGAAGCCATGAACTTACTTTTATCATGTTGATATACAAGTGAAACCTTAGCTCTGATGTTCCTGGACTTGCTGTGCTCACTCTGAGGATTATTACCACATCCTTTTACCATACACCAATAGAATAACCCAGAAACCCAAAGAAAGCACTGTAAATTGActtgaaaagaagtattttctgtCATGATGAAATGCAATTTTGTGTGTATTTAATGGTATGAgtgtgtgtttggggtttttttcccctcttttatATTCAAATGCCTGATCATTAATACCATGCAACAGAAAGGGGGATTGAACTTGCGTCTGCTTCAGGAGATCAGTGCAAAACTGCAGGCACCAATCCGGCAGCTCCTCTGTGACCACTATCAGTGTGGAAGGCTCCTCCCACCTAAAATACAAAGTCAGGCTTAGCTAGGACTTTGACAGTCATTGCTGCTAAAATGCTAAATGCTAAAATTTTGAGAAACTTTGCAAGAATTGTAAAAATATCATTTCAACCTGCTTCAGTTTTGTACAGGTACCTGCTTGGGTTTTTGTGGGGAAAAGATTCTAGGGGTTTTAAAGCATTCCTAAggatattaatattttattcagcACAACTGTTGGTGCTCAACACCTTGAAAACAAGGATAATAAAATTATACTACTGTGTTAAGAACAAACTTATCCTGTGTAGCAGGGAAGTTTGTAGAATACCTTAATAAATGGGAAgttgctgggggaaaaaaacaaatgaggTGATTTAGGAGATTCTGACTTGGCAGAAAGAGCTACAGCTTGtgcactgacccccaggtcTCATAACTGAGCAGTGTAAAGGGAAGGTTGCTCACTCTGCAATGGGATTAATGTTCACCTGACTGCATGGGATTTgtgtgctcagctctgctgagacctCAGcccttcccctggcacagcagagctgtagcTAAAACCCCTCCTCTCCAGCCAGACATGTTTTGTGTCTGTATCTGTGTGCAGGGGTTAGTTTTTTAGCTCTCCTGCACCATGTGTTGCTTTTGCTCCCTCCAGTATCACTGCCACAGCACATCCCTGCtgacagaaccacagaacagtGAGGTGGGCACAGAAAGGCTTCAcaacaaaagagaaagggagTAGGTAGCAGGCCACAGCAAAAATCCGATCCTGGGtggacagcagagctctggaaagCTAGATGTCAGAGGTGAAGTAACTGCCCTGGCTGCCTAGCAGGTTTTTCTGCAGAGGACAGTGCCTGTAGCAGTGCCCTTGGCACATTACTTGAACAGTCTGGCAACTTAACTGAAACTGGTCACAAAGTGTGCTTGGGTTTGTGTGACACTGGTAACAGGCACCTGCCAGTCCTGTTACAGGACAAACCAGCTTGTGCTGCTACAGCCATGCTCCACAGCTCAGCCAAGGATGCCcaaggcagcagccaggccTTCAGAAGTGCCAGGCACAAGTGACTCCCACCCCTGCTGTCTTTTGAAGGCTGTCTGTCTCCTCCTGGCTCTCTGAGGTACAGACGCAGCTGCGACTTAGGTTTACGAAGTGGCTTTGCTAGCAGCCTTCCTCAGGCATGGGGTTCTGGTTGATTTTCTTGAAGCTTAGGGGTTGGTCACAATTTTACTGGTAAGCTGCAGTGCAATTGTGAAAACTCATACATACATAGAagacaaagaagagaaaagctttCCAGAGCTGTCTGACATGATCAAGGCTTATTCTCTGCTTTACAGACTTGATTTTATACACTTCAAAAGCAAAAGTTCTGTTTCAAAACATTTATTCACAAacttatttggaaaaaaaaaaaacccaaagagaaACCCATAAAAAACAgcccccaaaacccaaccagCAGCTCTTCACCTGTTGGAAGGCCCAGCTTCACAGGCACAAGGCTGCTTTGATACAGAAACTCACTCACATGCTGGGGATCATTCCATGGGATGGGCTCCTTGTTGGCTCAGACCCACAGCACAGTCAGAAGAGCTCAAGGCAGTAGCAGCACAGACCTCCCAAGCCAAGGCACAGAGCCCATTTCACAGTGCTATTCTGTGGGCTCTGAGTTAAAAAACCTGCAAGCAGGAGCCACTAGAAGCAGCCAAAATTCCCAATTCTCAGAACGCTTGCTGGAAATTTCTGTGAGTGTTGGTTCCAATTCTGCTCCTCTCTTGCTGAGCCACTTCTGGTAAGTGGCCACTTTGCCATACTATTCTAAATAAGAACTAATGAGGACTTTCACTACAACTCTCAGCACAGGTTTTCCAGTTGTAGctgcaagaaaaaacaaaaataataacaagCCTAATGATGGCATGAGCAAGAACTGACTGAAACCCAGTCTACTATATCCATTTCTTTATCGTTTGCATTTCTCTCAGCTCATACACTGCAGATGTTGTTTTGCTTTAGTTTACCAACTTCATTTTCAAAGACTCAGTTctgcaacatttttttcccactcaaaaatcacaaaagaaaGATGATTTGATCAAGCAGATTGACTTGATAGTAGAAACTTTTCTATCAACCTCAGGCTGGATAAACTGTGTGGGATACAAAAGAGTCTAAATAAGTTGGCTTTTTTCTGCCTGGATCACTGAAGCCACCTACAATATAAACAAATAGATATTCCCCACATAAAAGTTACTTGGCTTtttgggaggggagagaggggagcCCTGCTAATAAGAAGTTAGCCAAAGTTACTCAAAAAAGAATATGAAAGTGGTACATTTAAACAAAGGGTTCTTCCTTTGTCTCCGTGCTCAGACCACTTGCTTGTGCTTAGTCTGAGTCAGTTTTTGTCCATGTACTCTTCCAGGCGCAAGAGCCATTTATTCCAGTACTGACAGCACAGGTCAGGATCCATGAAGTGTGGATGTGCCGGAGAGCCGTTCTTGTAGGCAACCACAATGAGCCCACAGTGAACCTGCAGCACAAACAGGGGGCTGTCACAAATCCAACATCTGTGTGCAACCCTAAGAGCTAAACCTCACTGCAAAACATCTTCCTAATATACACACCTCACATAAGaaatggggaataaaaagggGCAATAGCTTACCATAAAACACTTGGAGACTTTAACATTCAAATGCTCTAAAAACCCTGAGCCCAAAGCTCTGAGTAACTCCAGTGAAAACCAGTGGACATGAACTCGGAGGATGAGTGATATTTAAGCCATGCAGATGCCAGGAAAACTGCCAGAGACTGACAAGTTTTTGCCTGAGGCCATACAACCAGACCGATGCCACCCTCCAGCTCCAGTCTGGATAGAAATGGTTACTTAGATATTTTCTGACATCTTTCATACCTGACAAATTCCAAATCCCTAACAGTCACTGGAAGTGAGGGGCAGGAAGCTACTAGCAGAATTCCAGCCCATATTTCACTCTGTAAGGAACATGTCTGTGGAGTGCTTGTGTTCACTGACCTCTACAGTATTCTAGAAAATCCTTATAGCATACAAATTAACctgctctcttctgcttcatATTTTCCCCCTTCAATATCTGTATTGAGGTAAAAATCCTCCAGGCCAAGCAGGCAGACTAGAATTGCTTTTCAAgtctttaaaaacattattctACGATCTTTTGATGAAGTGATTCAAAACACACTGCTTTTCCCCAAGGAAACACAGTACAGCTTCCAGACACCAAGTACATCACTTAGTCCCTCATTTGCTAGTGGGACACAGCAAGATAGGATGCAGGCACGGCCCTCCCACATAATTTTCTTGGTTGAAGgttcttctgctttatttcctttatttcctgcCCCTTCCTCCTCTTGACACAAGTGAAAACCACACAGGACAGAGCACAGGGGATTTCCCAGATGCCAAGTCCCTGGGAGCTCATCTGAGCATCCCTTAGTGCCACTGATCACTTCcttaaaaccactgaaaattcATTACTGGCAGCCAAGGGCAGCAGGATTAACAGAATTATTTCACAGTATGACATCTTAACCTGATCTCAGACTGGGCTCCTTTGTTACAAAGTCTACCAACACCTCCACGATGGGCAGCAGGTTCTAAAGGCAGGAAGAAATGAAGATAATACAGGCATTGCTGCTTGTCTTGGCATGCAGCAGGCCTACTGACCTGGAAGTCATAATTGGCATCATGATTTATGGCTCCAATATATGCTGCAACCTGTAATGGGTTGTCATAAGTATTCTGCAGAAATGGCTTTGGCTTCTCCGAAGTTTTCCAGTCGATTACGCACAATTGGCCCCTGCACAGCAGAACAAGAAAGGACGATGGTTTAAACTTATGTTTAGTCACAAGTAAGACGTAAGGGATGAGACAGCACATAAAGACTTTTCACTCTCAGTCTGTTTCCCCCGACATCATGTTGCTCATTATTATGTCCAAACATGTCTCTCTCACACTCGCAGTTTAGATGccaaaaaccaaactaaaactAATGTACTAAAACCTGCCACAGTTCCTGGAAAATGCTGACAATTGCTTAAACCTGTCTTGAGTAAGGAACTCCCcacaaggaaaaacagcacTTCTGCCATGAGGGTCATCCAGGAGAGTCCCTCCGATCTCCAATCCAGGGAGGATCTGTTCAGCTTCTCCCAACCACTCAATCACACCCCGGCCTCCATGGCATCCCATTACAGGAGTTTTAGGGGAAGGGCACCTCACCGATACTTGGCTACGCAGTCGACCAGGCCCAGGTACTGCAGGGTCTCATGGTGAACTCCACTTTCCAGAGCCTTGACGTCACTGATGTCTTCCAAGACATGTTCCACACTGGATAAGTAGCCAGCCACGGTATCATCTTCACCCTGGTCCCTAGCTGATGCCTCTTCAGACAGCAATATTGATTCCAAAGCTGAGTGGAAGAGCTCTCCTTGGAGAAAAAGATctaagaaaaatgggaaaacccCCTCACATTTTAGACACTACTTTAGATTTGGATCCTACATACACCAAAATGTAACTCTTAAACCAGTCCTGGGTTTTGTACTGAAAATTTGAAGGTgtggggagaagggaaagaaacagaaaaattgtcAGTAGTGAAATTGCTATCCCTTATATTAAGGcttactttactttttttagtCTCACTGATTACTCATACATACACTGGATAAACCAGTTACTGAAAACCTCACCATAAACAGGTGAGGTGTAAAGCAGGACACATTGATTTCTAAACACTCAGGATTATATGAGTTCAAAATGCCAATTTCCACCTTGTTACAAAGTAGCTTTGTAACTGCAAAGAAGCTCAGTAGCATCACCTGGAAAATACCAATTTCTAAATAGATACTGGCAAATAAAGAGCTAAAGCAAAGTCAGACAGGATTGAGCAAAGTATGTCTACAGTCTGACTCAATTTTCCACAAATATCTAAATCCATTTTAGTGGTTCCAGAACAAAGACCAGAGCTTAGGCTTGTTGGTAATAGGTACACTCACAACATGCTCTCATGAAATGGGAACAACTTCATGGATTTCCAATCCACTTGGTCTAGCGTACCTGCCAGCAATCCAGACTACTGCTTCTAGTCTGAAATCACACTGTGGCTAGACTTACTTTTGGTATACTCCTCAAATCCCTCTTTTCCAAGCTCCTCTATCATTTTCTGCTTCCATCTTTCCAGATAAAAGACTTGCTGCGGAGAGAGGGTTTTTTGGAGGATGCGGGTAACACTGGGCACCTTAGTTCTTTGCAACCCCATTTTCATGGGGACATTTGAATCACTGCTGACAGGAAGAATTTTCTTGCTGGGGTTTATTAAAGGAACCCAATTCTTGGGAGTTTTTGTCCCGGCTTTAACTGGAGGTCTGTGTTTAGCTGGTGGCCCATATAACAAATTGTCTTCCTCAAGTATTGTCTCTGGTGTTTGGGTGCTGGTTTTGTAAGATGTAACAGAGTGGACCAAGTTCTTGTACTTTTCTTGGTCAACATGTTCAtaactgtttccttttttcttcttgctataaacacacacagaggtaGACAGAGAGGTGCATGGGAATTGCTTTTGGCAAAATGGTATTTGAAAAAGCACTTCCAGGCTCCCTGGTTTCCTGGAGAGGATCTGTAGGAATTGCATCCTGACAAGAAATGTTTGTGAGCAGTtagagttttctttcttctgtcagCAACAGTCTGTGGGTTACCATACCTTTTCCtcctgtggaaaaagaaatttgtgaTTTACAGAGTCATAAAACCCATCGTATTCTTGCCCTTTGCCAAACAAAGCATTGCTATGGCCAAAGTGTCTTCATTCACCATGTACCACCTTTATTCTTCAgataaataagagaaaaaaacaacaagcaaggaaaagaggaaatgcTCCTGTAAAGAACAGCTGCTGGCCTGCCAAATCTGAAACACTTGAAGATTTGTTGCAAGTAGCAAAAGTTGCAGCAGGGGACATCCCTACAAGAACAGTATCAGAAATGCCATGGAAGTAGGCATGAAAACCAGATCTGCCACTAACAGTCCCCCcaaaaggggg
Coding sequences within it:
- the MGME1 gene encoding mitochondrial genome maintenance exonuclease 1 gives rise to the protein MQFLQILSRKPGSLEVLFQIPFCQKQFPCTSLSTSVCVYSKKKKGNSYEHVDQEKYKNLVHSVTSYKTSTQTPETILEEDNLLYGPPAKHRPPVKAGTKTPKNWVPLINPSKKILPVSSDSNVPMKMGLQRTKVPSVTRILQKTLSPQQVFYLERWKQKMIEELGKEGFEEYTKNLFLQGELFHSALESILLSEEASARDQGEDDTVAGYLSSVEHVLEDISDVKALESGVHHETLQYLGLVDCVAKYRGQLCVIDWKTSEKPKPFLQNTYDNPLQVAAYIGAINHDANYDFQVHCGLIVVAYKNGSPAHPHFMDPDLCCQYWNKWLLRLEEYMDKN